GTTACGCCACGCCCGCCAGCAGCCGGCGACGGAGACTCGTTCAGAGACGAATACGCTAGTAAAACCGCTTTCGCCACAGGAATCCGTTGCCTCAATCTTTATACGGGGCCGGGCCGTGTTGTCAGCCAATGTCTGAGACCGATGGGGAGGCCATCTCCGATCTGCCGCCGAGTGCGAAACTCGTCTTCAAGGTACTGGAGTACAAGGGGCCGCTGACACAGAAGGGGATCGTCGAGGAGTCGATGCTCTCGGCGCGGACGGTGCGGTACGCGCTCGAACGACTCGAAGAGGTGGGGGTCGTCGACGAGGACGTCTACTTCGCCGACGCGCGACAGAACCTCTACGAACTGAACACCGAGGACGTCGAACAGGCCGAACAGGCAATCTCCGACTGACGGTTGCTGATTCTTCAGTGTCAGGGAGGGATACGTTGACAACCGACCAGCGTGACGATTGTGGAGATAGCAATCCACATTAAGGTCGGACACGAACCGTCTGGCATGACCACGTCGCACGTGATCCTCGGTGACGGGATCGCGGGGAGTTCAGCGGCCGAGACGATCCGCGAAGCCGACCCCGACGCGGAGATCACGGTGATCACCGAGGAGGGCGAGGCACTGTACAACCGGATCCTCATCAAGGAGTTCGCCAAGGGCAAACTGCCCGAAGCCCCAGTATCGATCCACGAACCCGAGTGGTACGACGAACGCGACATCGACCTGCGGCTCAACACCCACGTCACGGGCGTCG
The Halapricum salinum genome window above contains:
- a CDS encoding MarR family transcriptional regulator, with translation MSETDGEAISDLPPSAKLVFKVLEYKGPLTQKGIVEESMLSARTVRYALERLEEVGVVDEDVYFADARQNLYELNTEDVEQAEQAISD